One window of Streptomyces sp. NBC_00273 genomic DNA carries:
- a CDS encoding class I SAM-dependent methyltransferase: protein MTPPPLSRVPWTSVLLLAALGAGTVRAGRRLRAIPVLPVTPAAAAGVPRAAGWRLLTARGVEPDAATFLAACAFAEGEGLRVLDVLPVDLAAERALGLLRLVDPARYRQDRLATGRGAGFAVLVTEEVLARAGVDPGGPRRDPAELLALTRRLKEYAADATGLAIAPGLRCGGVGEPGGPARAAELRAQGLPAGALAAAQLGGLALLAGVAVRQGRWGAAAAGLYWLQPYLVLGGPGSPLRPAGLGRATAARPVRSLGAGLRTAAAARRDTPPDGAAEAARAAAYREDLAAGTGRFFEPRRTDCPWCGSGRLAVRVRVSDLLQGKPGRFALERCGDCRHVFQNPRLTSQGLEFYYRDFYDGRGGEGAGTVFGRLGDAYRGRAEMLVPHADPVSWLDVGTGHGHFCNAAREVWPQTRFDGLDMGEGVREAERRGWVETGYLGQFPDFASKLAGQYEVVSMYHYLEHTREPFAELDAAATVLAPGGFLAIELPDPQSRMARLLGPFWLPWFQPQHQHLMPAANLREALADRGFTVVAEEHGPAHQGNDFFGAVALAATRLAPDPDRPWGPGPTPRARLLAHAVRVAALPCFAAAAVLDTLRTAVARRTDGGNAYRMLARKDAP from the coding sequence ATGACGCCACCCCCGCTCTCCCGGGTCCCGTGGACCTCCGTCCTGTTACTGGCCGCCCTCGGCGCGGGCACCGTACGCGCCGGGCGCCGGCTGCGGGCGATCCCGGTGCTGCCGGTCACCCCGGCCGCGGCGGCCGGGGTGCCGCGCGCCGCCGGGTGGCGGCTGCTCACCGCCCGGGGGGTCGAGCCGGATGCGGCCACCTTCCTCGCCGCCTGCGCGTTCGCCGAAGGGGAGGGGCTACGGGTACTGGACGTGCTGCCCGTGGACCTGGCCGCCGAGCGGGCGCTGGGGCTGCTGCGCCTGGTCGATCCGGCCCGGTACCGGCAGGACCGGCTCGCGACGGGCCGCGGGGCCGGGTTCGCCGTGCTCGTCACCGAGGAGGTGCTGGCCCGGGCCGGGGTGGATCCGGGTGGGCCGCGCCGGGATCCCGCGGAACTCCTCGCGCTGACACGCCGGTTGAAGGAGTACGCGGCCGACGCCACCGGGCTGGCCATCGCCCCCGGCCTGCGCTGTGGTGGGGTCGGTGAGCCCGGGGGGCCGGCACGGGCCGCCGAGTTGCGGGCCCAGGGGCTGCCCGCGGGGGCGCTGGCCGCCGCGCAGCTCGGCGGATTGGCGCTGCTCGCGGGCGTCGCCGTACGCCAGGGCCGGTGGGGCGCGGCCGCGGCCGGGCTGTACTGGCTCCAGCCGTACCTGGTCCTGGGCGGGCCGGGCTCCCCGCTGCGCCCCGCCGGTCTGGGCCGGGCCACGGCGGCCCGGCCGGTGCGCTCCCTCGGCGCGGGGCTGCGTACGGCCGCGGCAGCCCGCCGGGACACCCCGCCGGACGGCGCGGCGGAGGCGGCGCGGGCCGCCGCCTACCGGGAGGACCTGGCGGCGGGGACCGGGCGGTTCTTCGAACCGCGCCGCACGGACTGCCCGTGGTGCGGCTCCGGCCGGCTCGCCGTCCGGGTCCGGGTGTCCGACCTGCTCCAGGGCAAGCCGGGCCGTTTCGCGCTGGAGCGGTGCGGGGACTGCCGGCACGTCTTCCAGAACCCCCGGCTGACCTCGCAGGGGCTGGAGTTCTACTACCGGGACTTCTACGACGGGCGCGGCGGCGAGGGCGCGGGCACGGTCTTCGGCAGGCTGGGCGACGCCTACCGGGGGCGCGCCGAGATGCTCGTCCCGCACGCCGACCCGGTGTCCTGGCTGGACGTCGGCACCGGGCACGGACACTTCTGCAACGCGGCGCGGGAGGTCTGGCCGCAGACCCGCTTCGACGGGCTCGACATGGGCGAAGGGGTGCGGGAGGCCGAGCGCCGCGGCTGGGTGGAGACCGGATACCTGGGCCAGTTCCCGGACTTCGCGTCGAAGCTGGCGGGCCAGTACGAGGTGGTCAGCATGTACCACTACTTGGAGCACACCCGGGAGCCGTTCGCCGAGCTGGATGCGGCGGCCACCGTGCTGGCCCCCGGCGGGTTCCTGGCCATCGAACTGCCCGATCCGCAATCGCGGATGGCCCGGCTCCTCGGCCCGTTCTGGCTGCCCTGGTTCCAGCCGCAGCACCAGCACCTGATGCCCGCCGCCAATCTGCGCGAGGCGCTCGCCGACCGGGGGTTCACCGTCGTCGCCGAGGAGCACGGACCGGCCCACCAGGGCAACGACTTCTTCGGCGCGGTGGCGCTCGCGGCGACGCGGTTGGCCCCGGATCCGGACCGGCCGTGGGGCCCCGGGCCCACGCCGCGCGCCCGGCTCCTCGCCCACGCCGTACGGGTGGCGGCACTGCCGTGCTTCGCCGCCGCGGCGGTGCTCGACACGCTGCGCACGGCGGTGGCCCGGCGCACGGACGGCGGGAACGCCTACCGGATGCTGGCCCGCAAGGACGCGCCGTGA
- a CDS encoding glycosyltransferase, with amino-acid sequence MLFTVPPLAGHVNPTVAVGAELAARGHEIAWTGPGPALARLLPAQARILPAGEELGSGGYAALHESWRDLRGVGALRFLWEEALVPLARAMVPGVARAVRAFGPDVLVADQQALAGPLVARRLGVPWVTSASTSAELTRPFADFPKVGEWVAGQISGLLAEVGAARDPGGRAGWDPRFSERLVLVFSTPELVGTEVDFPPHYAFVGPAFGARPPAPAFPWQRLDPARRRVLVSLGTLNQAAGARFYGAVLGAAERLAGEVQFVLAAPAALIGDVPDHLLVQESVPQLELLPHLDAVVCHAGHNTVCEALAHGLPLVVAPIRDDQPIVARQVVLAGAGVRVRFGRTRAEELRDALTAVLDDPGPRRAARRIQASFAAAGGAAAAADRLEKLL; translated from the coding sequence GTGTTGTTCACCGTGCCGCCGCTGGCTGGGCACGTCAATCCGACGGTGGCCGTCGGGGCCGAACTGGCCGCCCGGGGGCACGAGATCGCCTGGACGGGACCGGGGCCGGCGCTGGCCCGGCTGCTGCCCGCGCAGGCCCGGATCCTGCCCGCCGGGGAGGAGCTGGGCTCCGGCGGGTACGCGGCGCTGCACGAGAGCTGGCGCGATCTGCGCGGGGTCGGTGCGCTGCGGTTCCTGTGGGAGGAGGCGCTGGTGCCGCTGGCCCGGGCGATGGTGCCGGGGGTGGCCCGGGCCGTGCGCGCCTTCGGGCCGGACGTGCTGGTCGCCGACCAGCAGGCCCTGGCCGGGCCGCTGGTGGCCCGGCGGCTTGGGGTCCCGTGGGTGACGTCGGCCAGCACCTCGGCCGAACTGACCCGGCCCTTCGCGGACTTCCCGAAGGTCGGGGAGTGGGTGGCCGGGCAGATCTCGGGCCTGCTCGCGGAGGTCGGTGCGGCGCGGGATCCGGGGGGCCGCGCGGGCTGGGACCCGCGGTTCTCCGAGCGGCTGGTGCTGGTCTTCTCCACTCCCGAACTCGTGGGCACGGAGGTGGACTTCCCGCCCCACTACGCCTTCGTGGGACCGGCGTTCGGGGCCCGTCCGCCGGCACCAGCCTTCCCCTGGCAGCGGCTGGACCCGGCGCGGCGGCGGGTGCTGGTGTCCCTGGGCACCCTCAACCAGGCGGCCGGGGCCCGCTTCTACGGCGCGGTGCTGGGCGCCGCCGAACGGCTCGCCGGGGAGGTCCAGTTCGTCCTCGCGGCGCCCGCCGCACTGATCGGGGACGTACCGGACCACCTCCTGGTCCAGGAGAGCGTCCCGCAGTTGGAGCTGCTGCCGCACCTGGACGCGGTGGTCTGCCACGCCGGCCACAACACCGTCTGCGAGGCCCTCGCGCACGGGCTGCCGCTGGTCGTCGCCCCGATCCGGGACGACCAGCCGATCGTGGCCCGGCAGGTGGTCCTGGCCGGGGCCGGCGTCCGGGTGCGGTTCGGCCGGACCCGGGCCGAAGAACTGCGCGACGCGCTCACGGCCGTGCTGGACGACCCCGGCCCGCGCCGGGCCGCCCGGCGGATCCAGGCCTCATTCGCCGCGGCGGGCGGAGCCGCCGCCGCGGCCGACCGGTTGGAGAAACTGCTATGA
- a CDS encoding acyl carrier protein, with protein MAPDILAEITGMLVEIVGDEYLLAEEVTMKTTFNEDLALESIEFVALAELLHHRYGADVDLMGFLAEKDMDAILAMSVGELVAHIGRITHTSLARAAAGNSPASAG; from the coding sequence ATGGCACCTGACATCCTCGCCGAGATCACCGGAATGCTCGTGGAGATCGTCGGCGACGAGTACCTGCTCGCCGAGGAGGTCACGATGAAGACGACCTTCAACGAGGACCTCGCCCTGGAGAGCATCGAGTTCGTCGCCCTCGCCGAGCTGCTCCACCACCGCTACGGCGCCGACGTGGACCTGATGGGCTTCCTGGCCGAGAAGGACATGGACGCCATCTTGGCCATGTCCGTCGGCGAGCTCGTCGCCCACATCGGCCGGATCACCCACACCTCCCTGGCCCGGGCCGCCGCGGGGAACTCCCCCGCGTCGGCCGGCTGA
- a CDS encoding polyketide synthase, whose translation MRDGERCGPRPTDAAIVGMGAVFPGAADLAAYRRNLLAGTDCIGEVPPERWDPEVYYDPRGATGPAAGDRFYCRRGGFVDGLAAFDPTRFGIMPAAVDGAEPDQMLALHATAEAIADAGGEARLPADRSRIGVVLGRGGFMGVATARLDQRVRTAHQLAQTLRDLAPELGERRIAAVRSAFQDALGPEQPDASIGLVPSFTAARTANRLDFRGPAYTLDAACASSLLAVDQAVGLLAAGRCDAVVAGAVHHCHVATLWSVFTQLRALSPSERIRPFDRRADGTLLSEGTGVVLLKRLADAERDGDRVYAVVRGTGVAGDGRAASLMSPLVAGQVQALERAWREAGLDPRAPGALGLLEAHGTGTPVGDAAELQTLAQVFGPPEPGNGRGIGGGIGFGSVKSMLGHTMQASGMAGLIKAALAVYEGVLPPTLHLEEPHPDLARTRMRPVRAAEPWEQGPRPRRAGVNAFGFGGINAHVVLEEAPTASRSTAAAAPDPAPVSTPGPARVAPVRRFLPLGAPAAPVGPVAGDDVLLIGADTAAQLSARLAAAVPVSGGDGPCRVAVVGPTPQRLALAAKAVARGRPWRGRGDVWFAPEPLGGRTAFLFPGLEPEFAPVVDDVAERFAREAPRLTRGASLVERALDAIATGRFFARVLPELGVEADVLAGHSLGEWAAMVAAGMYPQEAADTFLGSLRPGDVRVPDLVYAALGCGAARAGAALHDLDRVVVSHDNCPHQSVICGEPAQVAAAVARLRGDGVLGQELPFRSGFHTPMWEPYLGQVRAAFDRLPLRPGGLPVWSATTCAPFPSAPRDVRDLVVRHLLEPVRFRELVLRLYEDEGVRAFVTLGPGSLPGFVEDTLRDRPHLSVSTSAPRLPGLAALRRTCAALWAEGYAPRWGLLAGTAPAAGPTPRPGPAARQPAPAGPGLRVPLHLGSPLVHLSETARTSLRGLLAPAPAGAAAPSSPPAPDRPTEPPAPLSAAAGATRPVLLSALDAVLADAGSAARAVTDAWSTVGPPKAPAPAPPPAHDPEDSGRATGKQLLRLSLAALPYVRDHCVYLQPDGWPEDSDRFPVVPMTTMLELAAGAVRRHAPPGLSVIGYEDVRALRWLAVEPAVDVEVTVRGDGPGRMRVDLGEYASVVVLLGERYGQPPAPDGTPLRDPGPAPVSAEALYRDRWMFHGPRFAGVHVVRSVGSDGIRGVLRALPDPGALLDAAGQLFGHWMQLRLPVDRLVFPATVDRIRFYGPPPAPRELVTATARIRAVQDVTVRGDVELRGAGGGVWARIEGWTYRRFGADERVWPMKFTPEVCGIGEARPEGWCLARRRWNDPASQELVMRRYLGAAERAAYERLSPRARAPWLLGRIAAKDALRQLLWDGGAGPVFPAEVPIGNDPAGRPVAVSPLTGGFRLSIAHKDRLAVALAHPARPVGIDVEQVTADPDALIRIALGPGELRLAEGLAARGGTGLPAALTSLWCAKEAAAKAAGGGLGGRPRDWRVAGDPDSGALLVTSPEGDPYPIRTTPLSSPLATPLTDTVPDHVVAWTVHLAAPSPVPVPLPLPLTEARHGT comes from the coding sequence ATGCGTGACGGAGAGCGGTGCGGCCCCCGCCCGACCGACGCCGCGATCGTGGGGATGGGCGCGGTCTTCCCGGGGGCCGCCGACCTGGCCGCGTACCGGCGCAACCTGCTCGCCGGTACGGACTGCATCGGCGAGGTCCCGCCGGAACGCTGGGACCCCGAGGTGTACTACGACCCGCGGGGCGCCACCGGACCGGCGGCGGGCGACCGGTTCTACTGCCGGCGCGGCGGATTCGTCGACGGTCTCGCCGCCTTCGACCCGACCCGGTTCGGGATCATGCCAGCTGCCGTGGACGGGGCCGAACCGGACCAGATGCTGGCCCTGCACGCGACGGCCGAAGCGATCGCCGACGCGGGCGGCGAGGCCCGGCTGCCCGCCGACCGGTCACGGATCGGGGTGGTGCTGGGGCGCGGCGGGTTCATGGGGGTGGCCACCGCGCGGCTCGACCAACGGGTGCGCACCGCACACCAGTTGGCGCAGACCCTGCGGGATCTGGCGCCGGAGTTGGGTGAGCGGCGGATCGCGGCGGTGCGCTCCGCGTTCCAGGACGCGCTGGGGCCGGAGCAGCCGGACGCGTCGATCGGGCTGGTGCCGAGCTTCACCGCCGCCCGGACCGCGAACCGGCTGGACTTCCGCGGGCCCGCCTACACCCTGGACGCGGCCTGCGCCTCCTCCCTGCTGGCGGTGGACCAGGCGGTGGGGCTGCTGGCCGCCGGGCGCTGCGACGCGGTGGTCGCCGGGGCGGTCCACCACTGTCACGTCGCGACGCTGTGGAGCGTGTTCACGCAGCTGCGGGCGCTCAGCCCGAGCGAGCGGATCCGGCCCTTCGACCGCCGGGCCGACGGAACCCTGCTGTCCGAGGGCACCGGGGTGGTGCTGCTGAAGCGGCTGGCGGACGCGGAGCGCGACGGCGATCGCGTGTACGCGGTGGTCCGCGGCACGGGCGTGGCCGGGGACGGCCGCGCGGCGAGCCTGATGAGCCCGCTGGTCGCGGGCCAGGTGCAGGCCCTGGAACGGGCCTGGCGGGAGGCCGGGCTGGATCCGCGGGCGCCGGGCGCGCTGGGCCTGCTGGAGGCGCACGGCACGGGCACACCGGTCGGGGACGCGGCCGAACTGCAGACTCTGGCGCAGGTGTTCGGCCCGCCCGAGCCCGGGAACGGACGCGGGATCGGAGGCGGGATCGGCTTCGGGTCGGTGAAGTCGATGCTCGGGCACACCATGCAGGCCTCGGGCATGGCCGGGCTGATCAAGGCCGCGCTCGCCGTGTACGAGGGGGTGCTGCCGCCGACGCTGCACCTCGAGGAGCCGCACCCGGACCTGGCCCGGACGCGGATGCGGCCGGTGCGCGCGGCCGAGCCGTGGGAGCAGGGGCCGCGGCCGCGCCGGGCCGGGGTCAACGCGTTCGGCTTCGGCGGGATCAACGCCCATGTGGTGCTGGAGGAGGCTCCGACGGCCTCGCGCTCGACCGCTGCGGCCGCCCCCGACCCGGCCCCCGTCTCGACCCCCGGCCCGGCCCGGGTGGCTCCGGTGCGCCGGTTCCTGCCGCTGGGAGCGCCGGCCGCGCCGGTGGGGCCGGTCGCGGGGGACGACGTGCTCCTCATCGGTGCGGACACTGCGGCGCAGCTGTCGGCCCGGCTGGCGGCCGCCGTCCCGGTGTCCGGCGGCGACGGGCCCTGCCGGGTCGCGGTGGTCGGGCCCACGCCCCAGCGGCTGGCGCTGGCCGCCAAGGCGGTGGCGCGCGGCCGGCCGTGGCGGGGGCGCGGGGACGTGTGGTTCGCCCCGGAGCCGCTGGGCGGCCGCACGGCGTTCCTGTTCCCCGGCCTGGAGCCGGAGTTCGCCCCGGTGGTGGACGACGTGGCGGAGCGGTTCGCGCGGGAGGCGCCCCGGCTGACCCGCGGCGCGTCCCTCGTGGAGCGGGCCCTCGACGCGATCGCGACGGGCCGCTTCTTCGCCCGCGTCCTGCCCGAACTGGGCGTCGAGGCCGATGTGCTGGCGGGTCACAGCCTGGGCGAGTGGGCGGCGATGGTGGCCGCCGGCATGTACCCGCAGGAGGCGGCGGACACCTTCCTCGGCTCGCTGCGACCGGGGGACGTCCGGGTCCCGGACCTCGTGTACGCGGCGCTGGGCTGCGGCGCGGCGCGGGCCGGGGCCGCGCTGCACGACCTGGACCGGGTGGTGGTCAGCCACGACAACTGCCCGCACCAGTCGGTGATCTGCGGGGAACCGGCACAAGTGGCCGCGGCCGTGGCGCGGTTGCGCGGTGACGGGGTGCTCGGTCAGGAGCTGCCGTTCCGTTCGGGTTTCCACACCCCGATGTGGGAGCCGTACCTCGGGCAGGTCCGCGCCGCCTTCGACCGGCTGCCGCTGCGGCCCGGAGGGCTCCCGGTGTGGTCGGCCACCACGTGCGCGCCGTTCCCGTCGGCTCCGCGGGACGTCCGCGACCTGGTCGTACGGCACCTGCTGGAGCCGGTCCGCTTCCGCGAGCTGGTCCTGCGGCTGTACGAGGACGAGGGCGTGCGCGCCTTCGTCACGTTGGGCCCGGGCAGCCTGCCGGGTTTCGTCGAGGACACCCTGCGCGACCGCCCGCACCTCTCGGTTTCCACCTCCGCCCCGCGCCTGCCGGGCCTGGCGGCGCTCCGCCGCACCTGCGCGGCGCTCTGGGCGGAGGGGTACGCGCCGCGGTGGGGGCTCCTGGCCGGGACGGCCCCGGCGGCCGGTCCGACGCCGCGACCCGGCCCGGCCGCGCGGCAGCCGGCACCCGCCGGACCGGGACTGCGCGTGCCCCTGCACCTGGGGTCCCCGCTGGTCCACCTGAGCGAGACGGCCCGCACCTCCCTGCGCGGCCTCCTCGCCCCGGCCCCGGCCGGGGCCGCCGCCCCGAGCTCGCCCCCGGCCCCGGACCGACCGACGGAGCCCCCGGCGCCCTTGTCCGCGGCGGCCGGAGCGACCCGCCCGGTGCTGCTCTCCGCCCTGGACGCGGTACTGGCCGACGCGGGCTCGGCCGCCCGGGCCGTCACCGACGCCTGGTCGACCGTAGGACCGCCGAAGGCGCCGGCACCGGCACCGCCGCCGGCCCACGACCCCGAGGATTCGGGAAGGGCCACGGGGAAGCAGCTCCTGCGGCTGTCACTCGCCGCGCTCCCCTACGTACGGGACCACTGCGTGTACCTCCAGCCCGACGGCTGGCCGGAGGACTCCGACCGGTTCCCCGTCGTGCCCATGACCACCATGCTGGAGCTGGCGGCCGGGGCCGTCCGGCGGCACGCCCCTCCCGGCCTCTCCGTCATCGGGTACGAGGACGTACGCGCCCTGCGGTGGCTGGCGGTCGAGCCGGCCGTCGACGTCGAGGTCACCGTCCGCGGTGACGGGCCGGGTCGGATGCGGGTCGACCTCGGGGAGTACGCCTCGGTGGTCGTGCTGCTCGGCGAGCGGTACGGGCAGCCGCCCGCGCCCGACGGCACGCCCCTGCGCGACCCCGGCCCCGCCCCGGTCAGCGCCGAGGCCCTGTACCGGGACCGGTGGATGTTCCACGGCCCGCGCTTCGCCGGGGTGCACGTGGTCCGGTCCGTCGGCTCGGACGGCATCCGGGGGGTCCTGCGGGCACTGCCCGACCCGGGCGCGCTGCTCGACGCCGCCGGGCAGCTCTTCGGACACTGGATGCAACTGCGCCTGCCGGTCGACCGACTGGTGTTCCCGGCCACCGTGGACCGCATCCGGTTCTACGGTCCCCCGCCCGCCCCGCGGGAGCTGGTGACCGCCACGGCCCGGATCCGCGCGGTGCAGGACGTCACCGTGCGCGGTGACGTCGAGCTGCGCGGGGCGGGCGGCGGGGTGTGGGCCCGGATCGAGGGATGGACGTACCGCCGGTTCGGCGCCGACGAGCGGGTCTGGCCGATGAAGTTCACCCCGGAGGTGTGCGGGATCGGCGAAGCCCGGCCCGAGGGCTGGTGCCTGGCCCGGCGCCGCTGGAACGATCCCGCCTCGCAGGAACTGGTGATGCGCCGCTACCTCGGTGCCGCCGAGCGGGCGGCCTACGAGCGGCTGTCGCCGCGTGCCCGGGCGCCCTGGTTGCTGGGCCGGATCGCGGCCAAGGACGCGCTGCGGCAGCTGCTGTGGGACGGCGGGGCCGGGCCGGTGTTCCCCGCGGAGGTGCCGATCGGCAACGACCCGGCGGGCCGGCCGGTGGCCGTGTCGCCGCTGACCGGCGGCTTCCGGCTGTCGATCGCGCACAAGGACCGGCTCGCGGTCGCGCTGGCCCACCCGGCCCGGCCGGTCGGCATCGATGTGGAGCAGGTGACCGCGGACCCGGACGCGCTGATCCGGATCGCCCTCGGCCCGGGCGAACTCCGTCTCGCCGAAGGGCTGGCCGCCCGCGGGGGCACCGGCCTGCCCGCCGCGCTCACCTCCCTGTGGTGCGCCAAGGAGGCCGCGGCGAAGGCGGCCGGGGGCGGGCTGGGCGGCCGGCCGCGGGACTGGCGGGTGGCCGGGGACCCGGATTCCGGCGCCCTGCTCGTGACCTCCCCCGAGGGGGACCCGTACCCGATCCGCACCACCCCGCTCAGCAGCCCGCTCGCCACCCCGCTCACCGACACCGTGCCCGATCACGTCGTCGCCTGGACCGTCCACCTCGCGGCGCCCTCCCCCGTACCCGTCCCCCTTCCCCTTCCCCTCACGGAGGCCCGTCATGGCACCTGA
- a CDS encoding alpha/beta fold hydrolase: MAFVRAGSLRFHVQRLPATAAAPDRPVVVFLHGLVVDNLSSFYCPLALPVARAGHEAVLYDLRGHGRTERPGSGYDSRTAVRDLFALLGALDLGRRPVHLVGNSYGGTLALHAALARPDLVTGLTLLEPPLGGAWVENMVDTLSAAALSLEDSTVPTELLALRLRKAANLTAIADALLNRTTLIDDIAASRVFTPADHARLRCPVLVVCGEHSELLAGGRELAHHAPRGALRILPGLGHDVLKESSGVLRETVLAHLDATAGATTAAGPRVGALVP, from the coding sequence ATGGCCTTCGTCCGCGCGGGCTCCCTGCGCTTCCACGTCCAGCGGCTCCCGGCCACCGCCGCCGCCCCCGACCGGCCCGTCGTGGTGTTCCTGCACGGGCTGGTCGTCGACAACCTGTCCTCCTTCTACTGCCCCCTGGCCCTGCCCGTGGCCCGGGCCGGCCACGAGGCCGTCCTCTACGACCTGCGCGGCCACGGCCGCACCGAGCGTCCGGGCTCCGGCTACGACAGCCGCACCGCCGTACGGGACCTCTTCGCCCTGCTCGGCGCGCTGGACCTCGGGCGGCGCCCGGTCCACCTGGTCGGCAACAGCTACGGCGGCACCCTCGCCCTGCACGCCGCCCTGGCCCGGCCGGACCTGGTCACCGGGCTCACCCTCCTCGAACCGCCGCTCGGCGGCGCCTGGGTGGAGAACATGGTGGACACCCTGTCGGCCGCCGCGCTGAGCCTGGAGGACAGCACGGTCCCCACCGAGCTGCTCGCCCTGCGCCTGCGCAAGGCCGCCAACCTGACCGCCATCGCCGACGCCCTCCTCAACCGGACCACGCTCATCGACGACATCGCCGCGAGCCGCGTCTTCACCCCGGCCGACCACGCCCGGCTGCGCTGCCCGGTCCTGGTCGTCTGCGGCGAACACTCCGAACTGCTCGCGGGCGGGCGGGAGCTGGCGCACCACGCCCCGCGGGGTGCGCTGCGGATCCTGCCGGGCCTGGGGCACGACGTCCTGAAGGAGAGCAGCGGGGTCCTGCGGGAGACCGTGCTCGCCCATCTCGACGCGACGGCCGGTGCGACGACGGCGGCGGGGCCGCGGGTGGGAGCGCTGGTCCCGTGA
- a CDS encoding galactokinase: MTGAAGHVGPPTGKRPAVSAGATATADRAGGDLARRATADPLFRLVAYALEAAHGRPPAAVWSAPYAFHLGSPGLVAAAGWPTAAAAAPRTDGLVRLSSLGHPADGCDLPLTLSGPPPAAPAWAVRPYAVLRALARAGYGSGGTDLHVQGSLTGAAGLATAEPAECAVALAVADVHAGAGERPDREQLARLLAGALPDGDDGLRRAVLFARAGRALLLSAEPRRRQRYVAFDPAASGARLVLVAVRGEAADRPRELARAVACARRAGALSAWPPGQGREPGRSVLVLLPEARLAAVRAAVAEDFRDRGRPVPRFLNIAVAGAARREE; encoded by the coding sequence GTGACGGGGGCGGCCGGCCACGTCGGACCGCCCACGGGGAAGCGGCCCGCCGTCTCGGCCGGCGCCACCGCGACCGCTGACCGCGCCGGAGGCGACCTGGCCCGGCGGGCGACGGCCGATCCGCTGTTCCGGCTCGTGGCCTACGCCCTCGAGGCCGCGCACGGGCGGCCCCCGGCCGCCGTGTGGAGCGCCCCGTACGCCTTCCACTTGGGCTCTCCCGGCCTGGTCGCGGCGGCCGGCTGGCCCACGGCCGCGGCCGCGGCCCCGCGCACCGACGGCCTGGTGCGGCTCAGCTCGCTCGGTCATCCCGCGGACGGCTGCGATCTGCCGCTGACCCTGTCGGGGCCGCCGCCCGCCGCCCCCGCCTGGGCGGTCCGGCCGTACGCCGTACTGCGGGCCCTGGCCCGGGCCGGGTACGGCTCCGGCGGAACCGACCTGCACGTCCAGGGCTCGCTCACGGGCGCCGCCGGGCTGGCCACGGCGGAGCCCGCCGAGTGCGCGGTGGCGCTGGCGGTGGCCGACGTGCACGCGGGGGCGGGTGAGCGGCCGGACCGCGAACAGCTGGCCCGGCTGCTGGCCGGAGCGCTCCCGGACGGGGACGACGGACTGCGCCGGGCGGTGCTCTTCGCCCGGGCCGGCAGGGCGCTGCTGCTGAGCGCGGAGCCCCGACGGCGCCAGCGGTACGTCGCCTTCGACCCGGCGGCGTCGGGAGCGCGGCTGGTGCTGGTCGCCGTCCGCGGGGAGGCCGCGGACCGGCCGCGGGAGCTGGCGCGGGCCGTGGCCTGTGCCCGCCGGGCCGGGGCGCTGAGCGCCTGGCCGCCCGGGCAGGGGCGGGAGCCGGGGCGGAGCGTACTGGTGCTGCTGCCCGAGGCGCGGCTGGCGGCGGTGCGGGCCGCGGTGGCGGAGGACTTCCGCGACCGGGGGCGGCCCGTACCGCGGTTCCTGAACATCGCCGTGGCCGGTGCGGCCCGGCGCGAGGAATGA